The following coding sequences are from one Triticum dicoccoides isolate Atlit2015 ecotype Zavitan chromosome 4A, WEW_v2.0, whole genome shotgun sequence window:
- the LOC119289292 gene encoding uncharacterized protein LOC119289292, protein MADYGYPDGGGEEKDMQWPPAPPAYGYPDDDGGGKRPPFVLIDPKAYFADRKNATTAFCDMKAPKLKGRLQVTFCAVAPPLVSYFCVHATHMDHTEFAVSPFIVATETDGGLVLLCVVAGKHPTDAQLLRNRQYFVYDACDCQLYHLPHPGPQHEINGFSLAIMREPNKGTGTCNLHPHGQAEFGHFVVAAQARFFWGKESPQLCIYHSATKTWSKKPVVIDSSPQKHSTTKTFTIGGPKGTVAWVDLCRNIIFCDVLAERPKLSCLNLPPPLRPRPNVGAGDPRSHRNIAVLGNTIKYVEMLPHPDRSSSTHPSHRWEVAAWSIQKANRSWPKDWHTECNLDSTHIRVDSGTTAAALPTLSTLHVGLPTVSLQNDAIIYLLAKIDYRQSEHTAWVLAVDMQTKTVTQVAEFCAERTLGLALGFDASSISAYLQTAPGTQRIPKRPGVPLMKCPSKKQSKDA, encoded by the exons ATGGCCGATTACGGCTATcccgacggcggcggcgaagagaAGGACATGCAGTGGCCACCGGCTCCTCCCGCCTACGGCTAccccgacgacgacggcggcggcaagCGGCCGCCCTTCGTCCTCATCGATCCAAAGGCCTACTTCGCcgaccgcaagaacgccaccaccgCCTTCTGCGATATGAAGGCCCCCAAGCTCAAGGGCCGACTCCAGGTCACCTTCTGCGCCGTCGCCCCGCCGCTCGTCTCCTACTTCTGCGTCCACGCCACCCACATGGACCACACCGAGTTCGCCGTATCGCCCTTCATCGTGGCCACCGAGACCGACGGCGGCCTCGTCCTCCTATGCGTCGTCGCCGGTAAGCATCCAACCGATGCCCAGCTTCTCCGAAATCGCCAATACTTCGTCTACGACGCCTGCGACTGCCAACTTTACCACCTCCCGCACCCTGGCCCCCAACACGAAATCAACGGCTTCTCGCTCGCCATCATGCGCGAGCCCAACAAAGGCACCGGCACCTGCAACCTACACCCCCATGGACAGGCAGAGTTCGGTCACTTCGTCGTTGCCGCACAAGCTCGCTTTTTCTGGGGTAAAGAATCTCCTCAGCTCTGCATCTATCACTCTGCTACCAAGACCTGGAGCAAGAAGCCGGTGGTGATAGATTCATCTCCACAAAAACACTCCACAACCAAGACATTCACCATTGGAGGACCCAAGGGCACCGTGGCCTGGGTGGATCTCTGCCGCAACATCATCTTCTGCGACGTGCTTGCCGAACGCCCCAAGCTCAGCTGCCTGAATCTGCCACCGCCCCTCAGGCCCCGCCCCAACGTCGGGGCTGGCGATCCAAGGTCTCATCGCAACATTGCGGTCCTTGGCAACACCATCAAGTATGTCGAGATGCTGCCTCACCCCGACAGAAGCTCCTCTACACACCCCTCCCATCGTTGGGAGGTCGCGGCATGGAGCATCCAGAAGGCAAATCGGTCCTGGCCCAAGGACTGGCACACCGAATGCAACCTCGATTCCACCCATATAAGGGTTGATTCTGGTACCACAGCGGCTGCCCTCCCAACCCTGTCGACTCTCCACGTTGGCCTGCCCACCGTCAGCCTGCAGAATGATGCCATTATTTACTTGCTCGCCAAGATTGACTACCGCCAAAGCGAACACACAGCATGGGTGCTTGCTGTTGACATGCAGACCAAGACTGTCACGCAAGTGGCCGAGTTTTGCGCCGAGAGGACTCTTGGTTTAGCCTTGGGCTTCGACGCAAGTAGCATCTCGGCATATCTCCAAACTGCTCCAG GTACACAGCGAATACCTAAACGACCAGGGGTGCCGTTGATGAAATGCCCTAGCAAGAAGCAGAGTAAAGATGCTTGA
- the LOC119289291 gene encoding uncharacterized protein LOC119289291 — MADYGYPDGGGEEEDMQWPPAPPAYGYPDDDGGGERPPFVLIDPRAYFADRKNATTAVIDMEAGPPNLRGRLQVTFCAVAPPLVSYFCVHATHMDHTEFLVAPSILATETDGGLALLCVATVDPVYPPDRVRPQNCQYFVYDALARKLHQLPQPGFQHRLSEPSLAIMRKPNKSSKNTSKHVSLRPHVHGEAEAEADFVVAAQSYIFWGKSPHICIYDSAIKTWSNKPVVMGSSYPDHHLPSKTLTIGGSNGTVAWVDLWYNIVFCDVLAERPKLRYLKLPTEPCDGGINPRSLRDIAVFGNTIKYVAILHHPDTSRWIATAWSIKKGRRSWPKEWHMECQLDSTHIKVDAAGSVATFPTLSSLFVGLPTLSLQNDAIVYFLAKIDFSPSQHTAWVLAVDMKNETAEQVVEFPAERTYCVAEGYDASRISAYLQPAPGTQQMPK, encoded by the exons ATGGCCGATTACGGCTATcccgacggcggcggcgaagaggaGGACATGCAGTGGCCACCGGCTCCTCCCGCCTACGGCTAccccgacgacgacggcggcggcgagcggccgcCCTTCGTCCTCATCGATCCACGCGCCTACTTCGCcgaccgcaagaacgccaccaccgCCGTCATCGATATGGAGGCCGGGCCCCCCAATCTCAGGGGCCGACTCCAGGTCACCTTCTGCGCCGTCGCCCCGCCGCTCGTTTCCTACTTCTGCGTCCACGCCACCCACATGGACCACACCGAGTTCCTCGTCGCGCCCTCCATCCTGGCCACCGAGACCGACGGCGGCCTCGCCCTCCTATGCGTCGCCACCGTCGACCCCGTCTATCCGCCCGATCGCGTGCGTCCCCAAAATTGCCAATACTTCGTCTACGACGCCCTCGCCCGCAAACTTCACCAACTCCCGCAACCCGGCTTCCAACACCGACTCAGCGAGCCCTCGCTCGCCATCATGCGCAAGCCCAACAAAAGCTCCAAAAACACCAGCAAGCACGTCAGCCTACGCCcccatgtacatggagaggccgaggcCGAGGCCGACTTCGTCGTTGCCGCACAATCCTACATTTTCTGGGGTAAATCTCCTCACATCTGCATCTATGACTCTGCTATCAAGACCTGGAGCAACAAGCCGGTGGTGATGGGTTCATCATATCCAGACCAccacctcccaagcaagacactcacCATCGGAGGAAGCAATGGCACCGTGGCTTGGGTGGATCTCTGGTACAACATCGTCTTCTGTGACGTTCTCGCCGAACGCCCCAAGCTTCGCTACCTGAAGCTGCCGACCGAACCCTGCGATGGGGGTATCAATCCAAGGTCTCTTCGCGACATTGCGGTCTTTGGCAACACCATCAAGTATGTCGCGATCCTGCATCACCCCGACACAAGTCGTTGGATAGCCACAGCATGGAGCATCAAGAAGGGCCGTCGGTCCTGGCCCAAGGAATGGCACATGGAATGCCAGCTCGATTCCACCCATATAAAGGTTGATGCGGCTGGTAGCGTCGCTACCTTCCCAACCTTGTCGTCTCTTTTCGTTGGCCTCCCCACACTCAGCCTGCAGAATGATGCCATTGTTTACTTCCTCGCCAAGATTGACTTCAGCCCAAGCCAACACACAGCGTGGGTGCTTGCTGTTGACATGAAGAACGAGACTGCTGAGCAGGTGGTGGAGTTCCCTGCTGAGAGGACTTATTGTGTAGCCGAGGGCTACGACGCAAGTAGGATCTCTGCATATCTCCAACCCGCGCCAG GTACACAGCAAATGCCTAAATGA